The Humulus lupulus chromosome 3, drHumLupu1.1, whole genome shotgun sequence genome window below encodes:
- the LOC133824650 gene encoding uncharacterized protein LOC133824650 isoform X2, whose protein sequence is MADVIAQSHGGDGGGCDPPRGPADIPADCERAPPSKRGRHKGLNTREKREQLGRPLPLEWDVRGRTYKEIGEYSSNFSRELGLLVRQYTDPDCPQWSKVPNASKERILAHLEDDLFDIGRTRYGEGHMPGILRGIDTSCAKKYSDWKYDIKEHLTINGPQNRYGGCTDTQWQKAIDFFRRPEITKRSVVNKENRKKLKELSYGGSQSIPALRYKKRNLETGQLESIPDSWMDTHHKSGTGWVTETAKNTWEELRAYRDTQQTQATDTESSTPVSSAPEDEDISLVQNVFGKRRGHQKGYGRILNIRDRTPFDFRPSQTRDEELSEMRERLRQLEEHVRTHCITPGSQSAPPPPPDDPDVGAPTQ, encoded by the exons atggctgatgttattgctcaatctcacgggggtgatggtggaggatgcgatcctccacgtggaccggcagatatcccagctgattgtgaacgag cgcctccaagtaaacgtggacgccataagggattgaacacgcgggaaaagagggaacagttggggcgtcctctccctctcgagtgggatgtgcgggggagaacatataaagagatcggagagtacagctcaaatttctcaagagagctcggattacttgttcgacagtacacagatccggactgtcctcaatggtcaaaagtaccaaatgcctcgaaagaaagaatacttgcacatttggaa gatgatttgtttgatattgggcgtactagatatggagaagggcatatgcctgggatcttgagaggcattgatacttcgtgtgctaaaaagtattctgactggaagtacgatattaaagagcacttaacgattaatgggccacaaaatcgttatggtggttgcacggatacgcagtggcaaaaagcaattgattttttccgtcgcccagaaattacg aaacgttctgtggtcaacaaggaaaatagaaagaaattgaaagagcttagctatggaggttctcagtcaatcccagccttacgctataaaaag cgcaatttagagactgggcaacttgagtccatcccggatagctggatggatactcaccataaatcaggcacagggtgggtgacagagacagcaaaaaatacttgg gaggaattgcgtgcataccgcgacacacagcagacacaggcaactgatactgagagttccacaccagtttcgagtgcgcctgaagatgaagacatatctttggtacaaaatgtcttcggaaaacgacggggccaccagaaaggatatggacgtatccttaacataagggaccgaactccatttgattttcgtccttcacaaactagagatgaagagttgtctgagatgagagagcgtcttcgacagttagaggagcatgtccggactcattgtatcaccccgggatctcaatctgccccaccaccaccacccgatgatcctgatgttggagcaccgactcagtag